A genome region from Arachis duranensis cultivar V14167 chromosome 6, aradu.V14167.gnm2.J7QH, whole genome shotgun sequence includes the following:
- the LOC107495354 gene encoding SPX domain-containing protein 2 → MAWQLAPVSEIQRIFRNSTILLFNEYSNSGTQTQTQRPFFFSFLKSIPFHSLSIPLVITETTTQRSPSFILLIHKTVSFWKGEYHIMKFWKILNNQIEQTLPDWRDKFLSYKDLKKQLKLIAPAKDADNNPPTKRPRLDGDGAAEDGEQEEVAKEVNDFLKLLELEIEKFNAFFVEKEEEYIIKWKELQDRVAKAKDSNVELMSVGREIVDFHGEMVLLENYSALNYTGLVKIIKKYDKRTGALVRLPFIQDVLNQPFFKVDVLNKIVKECEVMLSILFPRNRPPGSSLSINEDYTEEGCTSITTNESKASLAQVPKELAEIENMENTYIKLTSSALQTLEQIRGGSSTVSIYSLPPLGSKALEEEIEGK, encoded by the exons ATGGCTTGGCAGTTGGCACCAGTGTCAGAAATACAAAGAATATTCCGAAATTCCACAATTCTCCTCTTCAACGAATATTCTAATTCCGgaacccaaacccaaacccagcgtccctttttttttagtttcctcAAATCCATTCCGTTCCACTCTCTTTCAATTCCCCTCGTCATAACAGAAACAACCACTCAGCGTTCTCCTTCATTCATCCTCTTAATACACAAAACGGTGTCGTTTTGGAAAGGGGAATATCATATCATGAAGTTCTGGAAGATTCTCAACAACCAGATCGAGCAAACGCTTCCTGATTGGCGCGACAAGTTTCTTTCCTACAAGGATTTGAAGAAGCAGTTGAAGCTCATCGCGCCCGCCAAGGACGCCGATAACAACCCTCCCACGAAGCGGCCCAGGTTGGACGGAGACGGCGCCGCCGAAGATGGGGAACAAGAGGAGGTGGCGAAGGAGGTCAACGACTTCTTGAAGCTGTTGGAATTGGAGATTGAGAAGTTCAACGCTTTTTTCGTTGAGAAGGAGGAAGAGTACATCATCAAATGGAAG GAGTTGCAAGACAGGGTTGCCAAGGccaaggattcaaatgtagaatTGATGTCTGTAGGGAGGGAAATAGTGGATTTTCATGGAGAGATGGTTTTGTTAGAGAACTATAGCGCACTTAACTACACGG GTTTGGTGAAGATAATAAAGAAATATGATAAACGAACTGGTGCACTAGTTCGCTTACCTTTCATCCAAGACGTCTTGAACCAACCTTTCTTCAAAGTTGATGTGCTTAACAAGATTGTAAAGGAGTGTGAAGTGATGCTAAGCATCCTTTTCCCCAGAAACAGGCCTCCAGGATCATCGTTATCAATTAACGAGGATTATACGGAAGAAGGGTGCACCTCCATAACTACCAATGAAAGTAAAGCATCGCTAGCTCAGGTCCCTAAAGAACTTGCTGAGATTGAAAACATGGAGAACACATACATCAAACTAACTTCGTCAGCACTGCAAACATTGGAGCAGATTAGGGGTGGAAGCTCAACTGTAAGTATATACTCATTACCGCCTCTCGGTAGCAAGGCTCTGGAAGAGGAGATTGAAGGCAAATAA
- the LOC107495262 gene encoding probable carboxylesterase 17, whose amino-acid sequence MSLVAESPDFLQVYSDGTVKRFAPETAPPCLEPSNDPNGFRSKDVVIDPLKPITGRLFLPPSVSSSEKLPVLVYFHGGGFCIGSTTWLGYHVFLGEFSATSRSIVLSVDYRLAPEHRLPTAYEDCYAAIEWLRDQASTEPWLQQAELSRVFLSGDSAGANIAHHVAVKTIQKWVCPVKIKGIMLMHPYFGSEKRTEKEMEDGGSEDVKSNDMFWKLSIPEGSNRDYFGCNFEKANLPERIWSKFPAIEVHVAGLDFLKERGVMYAEFVKKNGVKDVKLVEAKGEKHIYHVLDPKSDATRLLQKQMSQFMKRF is encoded by the exons ATGTCCTTAGTAGCAGAATCACCGGATTTTCTTCAAGTCTATTCTGATGGCACTGTGAAACGCTTTGCACCAGAAACAGCTCCACCATGTTTGGAACCATCCAATGATCCCAATGGATTCAGGTCCAAGGATGTGGTCATTGACCCATTAAAACCCATCACTGGAAGGCTCTTCCTTCCTCCTTCAGTTTCCTCCTCAGAGAAGCTTCCAGTGTTGGTTTATTTCCATGGTGGAGGCTTTTGCATTGGCTCCACCACTTGGCTTGGCTACCATGTTTTTCTTGGTGAATTCTCTGCCACTTCAAGGTCCATTGTTCTGTCTGTTGATTACCGTTTGGCTCCGGAGCACCGCCTTCCCACGGCTTATGAAGACTGCTACGCCGCAATTGAATGGCTTCGTGATCAA GCAAGCACAGAACCATGGCTCCAACAAGCAGAGTTATCAAGAGTTTTCCTCTCTGGGGACAGTGCTGGAGCCAACATTGCACATCATGTTGCTGTGAAAACAATTCAGAAGTGGGTGTGCCCTGTGAAAATCAAAGGAATAATGCTAATGCACCCTTACTTTGGTAGTGAGAAGAGAACTGAGAAGGAAATGGAAGATGGAGGTTCAGAAGATGTGAAGAGCAATGACATGTTCTGGAAGCTAAGCATACCGGAAGGCTCGAACCGCGACTACTTCGGCTGCAATTTCGAGAAAGCAAACTTGCCTGAGAGAATTTGGTCCAAGTTCCCAGCAATTGAGGTGCATGTTGCTGGTTTGGATTTCTTGAAGGAGAGGGGTGTGATGTATGCAGAGTTTGTGAAGAAGAATGGGGTGAAAGATGTGAAGCTTGTGGAGGCCAAGGGAGAGAAGCATATTTATCATGTGCTTGATCCTAAATCTGATGCAACAAGGTTGCTTCAGAAACAGATGAGCCAGTTCATGAAGAGGTTTTAG